TACAATACATGCAGGTCATTCCAAACAGAACTTCTAAGGCAGTAACCACAGAAAATGCTACTTACTACATATTTAAATTCCTTAAGCTtgatttatttggttttggttttttgagatatgCTCATTGTATAACCTGACCTAAATACAAATttacaatcctcctgcatcagcttcGGGAGTACTGGGCTTACAGATGTTGTATCACCATGCTAAGTACTCTTTATCAAAtcgaaggggctggagaggttgctcagtaacggttaagagcacttgccattcttccagaggacccaggttcaattcccaccgcTGGCATGACAGCTCAGgaccacttgtaactccaattccagggggtcCGATGCCCCCTGCTGACTTCTGCAAGCATCACACACTCACGAGGTTCACAAACACAGCAGTggaatatttataaaacaaagcataaaTGATTGAGACAGACGTAAAAGTGATTACCCAGTTTTTTTGAATAAGCATCGAGCTTGTAGGCTGCCTGCTCCAGAGCTGCCACCTGCTCCTCAATCATGTTGATCTGGTCCAGATATGGCTGTAGTTCAGCATCTTGAGAAACAACCCGCATGTCCAAATATGGTCAGCAAgtatagagaaagaggaggaagttaGGAAGCCAGAGTTTCTTCTGATAAGCCTAACAAAGACCTGGGCAGATGGCAGACGCTCGTCCTGGGAAGACACAGGTACTTACTGGGTCCATAAGTGACCCAGCCAAAACATTTCCACTTCTAGTTTTCCTTCCCAGCAAAGTTCTTACTCCTTAAGCAATCCTTCTGCTACTGAGTCTGCATCTTGGCCATGCCCACATCAAGGAGTCCTTGTATCAAGGGCATTTTTCAGAGCACTCTAAATTAAAttagtattttctttcctttttttttttttttttttttttctcaagaccaggtttctctgtgtagccctagctgttctggaactcattttgtagaccaggccagcctcaaactcacagagacctacctgcttctgtctcccaagggctgagattaaaggcctccGCTGCGACATCTGGTCTTAAATTTTCAATGTGTAGATTTTGGGCTTATAAAATAGTTCTTTGTTGATTTCACTGTTAAATCAAATTCACTAGACTCTCGTCTGTCCACTCTCCTTCTGGGAATATACTATCTAAAAGCAAGgtgcagaagcagaaatgacCCACCTTCGGGATGGAAGAAATTCCCCTTGCTCGATCATGCTTTCTGCAACAGGAGCTGGCTGGAGGCAGCGATCCTTGTGCCCTGCCCTTGGGCTCTGAGCACTAAGGAGCATGAAATACAAGCAGTGCCTGTTCGAGGGATGCACCCGAGTACTCACATTTCTGGTTTAAGTCCTTCAGGTTTCTGCTGATGTTGATAGCAATATCTTTCATTTCAAGGTACTTCAAGCTTGTTAGCTTATTCATATTTTCCAGGAGTTTGTAGTCTTCACTGGTGGCTTTAAGATAAACAGAAGACAGGAGACCTTTGATTTGTCTGCAGTTACTGGAATACAGAACTTCAGGTCAAAGGGGTTTAGGAAGGACGTGCAGAAGCTCAAGGGAGGATCCCAGGGAATGTCAAAAGAGCGGGTTGCTTTCCATCAGTGACATTTACACTTAGCCTCTACCCTGGAGGTCTGAGGAGAAACCGAGGCTGCAGTCAGCAAACTCAACTAAGCGAGGTCTAGAAGAGTTAGTGTCATAGTTAGAAAAGGTAAACTCAAGGTCTCAGAAAAGAGAGGTGAAATCATCTTGGGATCTCTGcagtattaaaaaaatatataagccaAGTAATGATGGCACACAACTTaattcccaacacttgagaggcagaagcaggtggatcttggtgagttcgaggccagcctggtctacagagtgagttccttgacagccagggctacacagagaaaccctgactcaaaaaaaaaaaaattataaatatgtgtgtgtgtgtaatttgggGGATCTCATCTTAATATATCAGCATCAACTAGAGATATAAACCTTCTATGtagatatgtatgcatgtatatatatcaactctgtgtgtgtgtgtgtctgtgtgtgtgtgacatgtagaCATGTGCAGGCTAGAGGTCAATGGGTCTTTCTCAACTGCTATCTACTTTAATTTTTTCGGACGAGATTTCTCATTGGAAGTGGACCTTACCGATTTATCTAGATGGGCCAACACATTCCAGGAAGCCTCCTCCCTCTACCTGCCCAGAATTCAGGTCTCATCTTGCTTGCGCACAATcaagccccagcacccacagggtgaaAGGAGAGCACTGACTCCCACAGCTGTCCTCCAGCCTCTATGCACGAGCTGCACAATGCACGCAGGCCCAGTGAGTAAATGGTAAATGACAGTTTTTCCTCTGCAAAAAGCATGTGTGCAAGTAAGCACGGCAGCCATGGAGAGAGAATACTGGCTTAACTGTTTGATAATCACTTAGAAACTTTACAATTTTAAGtaattatctaaaaaaaaaaaaagaaagaaaaaaatctacttaaggGTGCAAATGTAGCTCACTGGACAAAGCAATCGCTTTGCCTATGCAAAGCCCCGGGTTCAGTGCCCAGCGATTCCATACAAACTGCTCCATTTCCTGAGAAGTCAATCTAGGTCCAGAAGAGGTCCACCAATAAGCTCTTCCTTAGTGATCTTTCTGCGTAGTCTCCATCCCTGCCACCTCACAGGTGGCTCCTCTGCAACGATCAGTCTCAGTTCTGCACTACCACTTGGGTGTTCCAGTAACGGCTACAAACAGCTGAGCCAGAGCTGCGTTTCCCACAGAAACACGGTTCCTCTTGTCAGCTTCCCTATTTTGGTTGTTGGTCCTACCCACACGAACAAGTACCTTAGCCTGCTCAGTACCGGATAAAGTCTACATCTGCATTGTGCTCACGCCCAAACTCTCCATTCTTCTTATCTTCACTCTGCCTCAGATTCCCGATACTTTCTGGACAActgttcctcttctctcttccacaGTTGTTCTCGAGGCCATCAAGTCATAATCTCTCTAAAACAAGGGCCACACACTTGGAAGCCAGCAGAGGAATGTGTATGGGTGGAGTAACACAAGTGTTTATATAATAAACACACAAGGAAACCATCATTCCCTCTTCGGAGGAGTGTGCGGAGGAGTGTGCGCCCTCTCAGCCCAGCACTCCCTACTAGTTCTGAGGCACTGGGTCAGACAACTCCATCTCTAAACTAcagcaaatggaaaaaaaaacaagagaacaaGAACAGTGCTAACCAGCAAAGGCCACAAGATCACACTAAAGGACCAGCCAGTGGTGACACAAACCAGATTATCCAGTCTTCTTAAAAGGCTGCAAAACCCTGGTCAAGTAGAGCCCTACTAAGTAAGTTACGATAGACTTCAGAATTTGTGGGGAGAACCCATATATCTGGATTTTTGTTACTTGGTCTCTCTTGCTCAAAAATAAGTGAACGATCAGGCAGAGAAAATCTGCGACTTACAACCCCCCAACTTCTCTACTAAACCTTTCCTCATAGATCCTGGTTCACAAATTGGGCTCACAGAAAAATTTCCTGGGGTGGGGCCTGTGAGAGGGcccttgctaccaagcctgaagaTCAGAGCGTGGTCCTCGTGACCTACGTGGTCTAAGAAGAGGACCAACTCTCGAAAGTCGTtctaagccacacacacacacacacacagagagagagagagagagagagagagagtaattttTTCACAGAGCAGTGAAACAGTATAAGTTCTTATGTCACCCCAGAAGGTCcagcctctgctttctgactctgcctcagacacagacacagatgcagacgCAGGGACACTGAACTAAAATCTAACCGTGTCCCACGGGTGGGTCAGCAAATCTTCAGACTAACCTTCAGGTTTCATCAAATGCTTGCTTACTCCAGCTCTTTTACTAACTGGACTGTTTCACGTACCCCCCCCCTTCCATTTCCTTCACAACTCTGCTTAAAATATACTTCTCCCCCGGCGGGGCACTTCTGGACTAACAGTGTGGAATTCTTGTTGTTGGCCTTTATGACAAGAGGCCTGCAGATTTGTGTTTCAAAAGTGGTTGGTGTGCTTCCCTGGGGAAAGACAAGGGGGAGAGCGGCTCCTTTCCTCCCATTCAACCATGGACTGACCAGAGGCTGCTAAAGCACCATTCAGATTTCCGTGAAGTCAAATGCAAATACACAGCTGGGATCAGCCAGAAGGGGTTGCGTATCACCTGTCAGTTCCCCAGTCAAATATGTGGCCATTTTGGAGAACATGTCCCGGCAGAGCTCATTGATGTCAGCTTCGGCAGGCTCCTTTGCTTCCTCGGCTGTCTCCACCGCAGCATCATCTGGCAAGGTGTGGGTGGGAGGTGAGGAGTAAACGTCCTATCCCCAGACCTAATCCAGCCAAAGCGGACGGTTCCTAAGTCCCTCCCGACTTGGGCTCCCGCCGCCTTCGTTCTCCTCCTGCCACCATCCCGTCCCTTCTCCTCGCACCCGCCCACCTGAAACGCCAACTCCGTTCCCATGCTCAGGAGCTAGGCTTTCGTCTCAGTGCCCTGACTGCGGTAGACAGGTCCACCGGCTCCTGCATCCGGACCTAGCCTCCCCACCATCAGCCGCCGCATCTCCATCCACACAGGGTAGTACCTCGAGGTGGCTGCTCCTCCCGTCGCGTCGCCGGGACGCCCTCCGCAGCCGCCGCCATGCCCGACCCAAGGCTGCTTCCGGTTCTAAGGGCATCTGCGCGTGCGCCCCGCGGGTGCCCCGCCCCGCCGCTTGCTCACAGCTTCCTTGCTTTGATCGGCTTGCCCAAGTCACACCTCAAATAAGGACCTTTTATCAAAGTCCAAGCATGAAGCTGAAACTGAAGCTAAGGCTATTGCGAATTAGCCCGTTACTGAGATCACAGTACCTGGTTGGCAATGCGTTCGTCCCTGCAGCCACACTCTAGAACGGTCACTTGTGCCAGCCACGGCCTGTCTTGGGTTGTGGACCCATCATAACATGTCAGCTAAAGTTATTGGAGAGAGGTGGCCTCCTCCCCAGACACCAGCACCCTGACATGTTTTGTTCATCAAAGAATTGTTCAGGGATTCGCTTTTACAGGGTGTCTCCCACAAGATTTCGGCCttgaatcttctttttttttttttttggtttttcgagacaggatttttctgtgtagccctggctgtcttggaactcactttgtagaccaggctggcctcaaactcagaaatcagggattaaaggcatgtgccaccaccgcccggctttggCCTTGATTCTTGATGGAATCTCCCTTACCTTTCCCATAGGCCTTGGACTAGTATCAACTCTCTGACTCACATCTCTTGAAGTGCAAGCTAGCCCCTAATGTTTAGTTGAAAGGACCTCTCTTGAAGGAAACTTCCGACGTCACTGACACATAGGTTATCTTGATTATACTTAGTTGTTGCACGCGTCTAGCGGGTTTACGGAatgcttgggggaggggggtggtgaGAACAGGTGGGGGTGACAGGGATGAATAGAAGGCTCAGTGTGAGGGAATGAGAGTCactggagagggggaaagaggtgTGTAAGGGTTTTCAGGATGCAGGCTCCTGAGCATCCAAAATCTTAAGTGTAGAGTTTTTGACTAAGTTTAACTTAGTCTTGGTTATCCTCTAATCTCCTCTCTGAAGACTGATTCTCCCTAGACTGATTCTCCTTCTCTCCACTCCTTTCTATAGGATAATCAAAGTACCCGCCGTTTCAAACATTCCTATGAACCAAGGCTTCTTATTTCAAGATTGCTGGGAGAAGCAACCTCCCTGAGATTGACATGGCCCCCAGTACATTCCAGAGAGTGTACAACAATGTCTTACACTCttatccttctctcttctctcaatAGCCCCAGAAGGAAATGCAAAGACGTGGTTTTCTAAAGAATTTTATTGCTAATCACCTTGGAACCTCACATTGTCCTATGACGAAGAGAGCCAGAGACCACCACATATTAGTCCAAAAGATCAATGAATCCTGATAGCCTTTCTGGCTTGATTCCTTCAGGTTTTGTTTGATTCCAGGTTTGAAGTCCCCTCAGTTCCAGCTAGTCGCTGGAACATAAGAACCAGAAGGCAGGCTCCTCCAGAATTCACTGACTTCACCTTTGGAGGGGGTCACTCTTAACTCCTCTGTTGGAATCTCACCACACAAAAATCTTCTTTCCACTacagcttccttttctcttttacaGGGAAACCCcatgaggaaagaaagggaaggcctCCTACACACAACCATGCCTGCCAGTGGCAGATATCGTGATGCACACAAAGGGTAAGAGTTACTGGAACGTAGGAAGACATCCATCGCCCACTCTTTGGACTTCTACCTGTTAACTAATCGTGGTTGTCTGAGGTCTTCCGGAGAGTCATTCCCATCTGctcctttttcttgtttgttgttgATGTCAATCAACTCTGGCAGAAGTAAGTGCCCAGGAAGAGAGGGGCCTGGTAGGAAATGCTACTTCACAGAGCTGTGCAACTCCATAAAGAAACACCAAGGGACAAGTCTAAGCATGCTGCCCAGCTACACACAAAAACATCGGCTGAAAAGGCCAGATACAGGGGGAACTTCATAGCAGCCATCATGAAACATGCTGCCCTAGAAAGGAtgaggatggagatggagatgaggCTTGTGGGGGAGGCATAGAGAGAAGAATTTGCTGTCTGTTGCTTTAGGACCCCTTTTCCATCCTCCTGTCCACCCTGAACTCCCAGGGAGCTGGAGTGACACCTAGGACGGATTATACAGGTTCTCCCAAACAGCTGGTTCCCCCTGTTGGAAGAAAAAGGAATAGCTCATTTGAAGGAGAGTTTATTTTTCTCTGCAACTTATTAACAAAGAACCTAGATTGCTATAGACTGATGTTTGGGTCTCCCCAAAGTTTTTTGCTGACATCCAAATCCCCAATGTGACAGTACTAGGAAGTGAGGCCTTTGGGGGGGTGAGATCGGGAGTGTGGAGTCCTTATAAGGGGAATTAGTGTCCCTCTTTCCTCCCACCACATGAGAACACTTAAGTTGAATAGTCCATGAAGCAAGAAGTTGACTTTCACTAGATCCTAAATCTGCTAGTCACTTGATCTTGGGCCTCCCAGTCTCCCAAACTGAAAAATATACTTCGGTAGTTTATAAGCAGTCTATTCTTTCATAGTTTCATAGTTGGTTATAACAACTCAAAGACCCTCCTAAAAGGTCAAGGTAATCTATAGGCTGACAGCAACTTCTGGACCTGTCCTCCACCCACCTCCACAGAGAAGTGACCACTGTGAGTATTACTTCCCTCGTCTTTCTAGAATGCCCCTCACTCCTAACTGTCTAGAAAATAAGATGGATTCCAGCAGTAAAGAACTCAGCGGACCCAACTGGAGGGCACTCACCATTCCTGGGGAGGGAGCcagctcccctttcctctccagcatcttcagCTTTGAGCCTACAGCATCAATCTGGGACACAACTCCTTCCAGAACACACTGCAGCTGCAGAACTCTCCTTGTGAGCCTGAGTAGGATTTGAGAGAGACCAAGGAAGCTGAAATGGTGTCTGGGTGTGCACAGGAGTATTGTATTAGAGACAGTACTGTGGTGTTTGTCtagatgggagggaggaaggcaaggCTCAAGCttacagggaggagggagggtcgCAGGGGACCAGAAACTCCCACTGGACCAGCAAAGGGAATTGGGAATTGTGGAGAGAGTCTCAAAAGATGCCACAGCCAGCCATCCCTAGgccctggcctccacatacatgtcgAATTCTTCTCCAGAAACCCAGCTTTGTCCTCTGGCAGCCTCCGCGCCCAATTCGCCTGGGGGGCTGTGTCCAACAGACCGGCCTAGGTTCTCAATCTCAGCATTGAGGGTCACCTGCTCAGGAAATCGGATGTTAGCGGGAAGATGCTGAGTCTGGACAGTCACCTTCTTTTGATCCAGCCTCTACTGTGAATTACAATCCCAGTCTTAGCCTTCTGGTCTCTGTTCGTCCTCCCTATGTCTAGTGATACTGCCCTTGAATTTTCTGACCTCCACTTAATAAGGATGGAGCAGGCACAGTAGTCAATTTCGAAATTCCAAGAAAACAATTTCTCATGGAGGATCATcaaggattattttttaaagacttatttattttattatatgtgagtacactgtagctgtcttaagacactccagaagagggcgtcagatcttgttacagatggttgcgagccaccatgtggttgctgggatttgaactcaggaccttcggaagagcagtcggtgctcttaaccactgagccatctcaccagccctcatcaAGGATTACAATCTTGCAAAAGCAATGGTTCTGAACGTTGGCTGTATGCTGGAATCATCTAGGAAATTTTAGAACGTTCTAATGTTATAATTAGCCCTACCACGCAGGGCATTCTGATGTGATTGATCTAGGACATGGGGACAGAGAGTGGGGGTGTCTAAAGGCTCTCCTGGATATTTAATGCGTAGCAGTTTGAGAACCATTATTCTAGAGAGTTCTTTCTCACTCATTTGTGGGAGGACATTCAGCTTGGATTTGGCTTAGatgtggtggggagggaggacaAGTAAGGGATGTGTATATACTTCTTGCCCACCAAACGGTCCTGCTCACCCTCTCCTCTTCCAGTCCCTGCCGCATCTGTTCCTGCTCCTCCTCATCCAGTATGTGGTCCCCATCCTGATCAAACCTGGTGAAGGCAGCGGTGATCTCGTGCTCCTCGTGCCCCAGTCTAAGAAGAACAAGGGGTTGAAGCAACTGTAACCACTCAAACCACTCCCAGCCCCTTCACCAGACTCTTGTCTTGATCTCTGAGTATTGCTCTCTAAAAAAAGAAGACCATATAGAAAAGCCAGGATCTTTGGGGTCTTCTGATTCTACCTGCAACAAGTTCTTTCGTTTCTCCTTCAAGTTCTGACTCTTACTGGCTATGTTAGAACTTCAGGATCTTATACAGAGATTATTCCATTTCTTTGCCCCTGAATAACCAGATGCCACCACCACAGCTCCAGGTTTCCTTTTCACTCCCTGCTCCTGAAATTCATCCTCCATAAAGAGAATAATCAATATTTTGAATTAATGAGACCTGAGAAGGGTGGAAGATGTCTATGATTCTTAGGTATTTGAGGAGCTGAGGGTAGAGGAAGAATCAAATCAAGTTCAAGGTGAACCTCGGTACTAAAGTGAGACCCGGCTCAAAACTAATAAAAGTACACATCTAAGATTCCCtgctttgggctggtgagatggctcagcaggtaagagcacccgactgctctttcaaaggtccagagttcaaatcccagcaaccacatggtggctcacaaccatccgttacgagatctgactccctcttctggagtgtctgaagacaactacagtatacttacatataataaataataaatctttaaaaaaaaaagattccctgCTTTAAAGCCCAACTAAGCATCCTATTCCTTGGATCCAGTGGTGATGTTCAAGGCCTTTCCTAGCATGGACCTCGACCCTCAATCCCTCCTATACCTCACCATTCACTTGATAGCTTAACAATGCTCAactatgccgggcgtggtggtgtacgcctttaatcccagcacttgagaggcagaggcaggtggatttctgagttcgaggccagctggtctacagagtgagtgccaggacagccaaggctacacagagaaaccctgtctcaaaaaacaaacaaacaaaaacaatgctcAACTATTACACTGGCCTTCCTCTCTTGTCCACATGTAAGCTAGTCATTCTCTAAGCCCCTTTCCAGTCAACAGCTCTTCCTGGAAGCCTTCCTATACTCTTACAAAGGGCTGATAACTCTCCTTGGTCCATGCCTCCCTCTCTTCAACTCACTTCTGTTCTTGAACTTAGTCTTTGTCTTGGCTTATTTGCATACATACCTTTGGGCTCCTAGGACAAAAGATTATTAATTATGTCACTCCCTACTCATGCCTGGTCCACAGATGGTCCTCATAATATATTTACCCAATATTTTGGGTTGGAGGATATATAATAATAGGATTATTATATTGTTTGTAAGAGTCGTTGAACAAAGCCCAGAATTTGTATAGACTATGATCAGAGATCTGTAAAACAAGGTCATAATTCCTAAGTCAAGAACGCAGGTCCATAGACCAAGGCTGACCAGCAAATTTGAGGATCACAAACTTTTAGACCAATTTCAAAGAAGATTGGATTTCCATTTGCTCACTCCCTCAAGGTGCTGGTGAAATCTTCAAACTGGATCTCTGGTTCCCCACCCTTCAGGACCTTCTGCACATCAGAAACCCGCTCTTTCCTCAGGCGCAGCCTTAGTAGGGTCTTGTTGTAGCTCtgaaaggcagaggaagcaagcagACGTGCTGACAGGGTTCTCAGCACCTTTGGCTCCCATCTCCAACTGAAGACCTCAAGCCCCCAGGTACAAGTCAAAGGCATTCAAGAGCACAGGCGCCTGCACCAATCAAGAACAGTCCACCGTGGCACAGCACCTTAGAACCAAACCCCAGTGTAGAGATGCTATGCAGAGCCTGCGTAGTCACCTGTTTCAGGAAGTCAGAAAGCTGCAACTGATCCTTCTGGCCAGCCAGCTCCTCCTTGACCTCGGAGTATGTGTCGTTGATGATGGCCAGGAACATGTTCTAAAGGATAAAATAGAGACCTGGCTGCTTTTGTATTTTGACACAGGATCTTTCTATATATCCTTGACCATCCTATCTTGCTATGCAGACTaatctggcctcagactcatagagatctacctgcctctgtcttccctgCTGGGAGGGTGCACTGCCATGCCCTGCTTGTGACCTAGGTTTTTACCTCCAAACCCACTAAAAGCACTGAGCCTCTTACCCCAAGTCCCACACATAAGCTTTCAACCTCAGTACTCAAGTCCACCCATACCTGCCTCTCAAGAGCCTGAAAGTCCTCCATTGGGCACATATTTGTTAAGGACAGACCACGTTCACCCTTTGACCTGAGGTTCCTCATTCTCAGATACTACAGTGACCGTTCTAAACATCAAGCTATCCCAGCATGTGGCATGGACCTCCCCTATAAAAGGGCCCAGCAATCACTGAAGTCATCAGTTTTTCAATGTGAAGGTACAGATGTGCTCTCTTCTTTACCATCGACCCCAGTTCCATGCCTGCGTCTCCTTCAGTTAACCAAATAAGGACACCTTCTGTTAACATTAATAAAAATCAGACTCAGGGCCTTGGAGAGGTAACTTggcacttaagagcacttgttgctcttgcagatgaccagagttcagttcccagcacctacaccatagctcacaac
This genomic stretch from Mus musculus strain C57BL/6J chromosome 19, GRCm38.p6 C57BL/6J harbors:
- the Bloc1s2 gene encoding biogenesis of lysosome-related organelles complex 1 subunit 2, yielding MAAAAEGVPATRREEQPPRDDAAVETAEEAKEPAEADINELCRDMFSKMATYLTGELTATSEDYKLLENMNKLTSLKYLEMKDIAINISRNLKDLNQKYAELQPYLDQINMIEEQVAALEQAAYKLDAYSKKLEAKYKKLEKR
- the Bloc1s2 gene encoding biogenesis of lysosome-related organelles complex 1 subunit 2 isoform X1 — protein: MAAAAEGVPATRREEQPPRDDAAVETAEEAKEPAEADINELCRDMFSKMATYLTGELTATSEDYKLLENMNKLTSLKYLEMKDIAINISRNLKDLNQKYAELQPYLDQINMIEEQVAALEQAAYKLDAYSKKLEVSRGHRTPWNWSYKWS